In Streptococcus parasuis, the following proteins share a genomic window:
- a CDS encoding DHH family phosphoesterase, giving the protein MKKFRFSTIHFVMIGVILFGLVAVLHRMFPMGIVTVFALFLSLVLLVSLFVYQKYSYEFSELEQIEYLNTQANSGLMKLLDKMPIGVIKVKTDSNQVEWFNPFAELIFAKENGEFDEKKLREIIDVGLDEERTYANFSGKRYTVNVDFDQGLFYFFDASTEYTATNSLIGSRPVIGIISVDNYDELENSVTDSQISQVNSFLAQFVSDFCHEYGIYYRRGTMDRFYFFTDYAVLEKLIENKFSVIDKFREEAKKLELGLTLSMGIAFGNENHHQIGQAALQNLNMAEVRGGDQVVVKENDESKQPLFFGGGSASSVKRTRTRTRAMMTAVSDKLKSVDAVFVVGHRNLDMDALGSAVGMQYFAQNIMNNAYTVYNPDEMAPDIERAVKKLSEENCSNLFTIDEALKLVTYESLLIMVDHSKIGLTLSQKLFEKFNQVVVVDHHRRDTDFPDNAILTYIESGASSASELVTELIQFQNDKHHKLNRLQSSLLMAGIMLDTKNFTSRVTSRTFDVASYLRTRGSDSLEIQQISATDFEEYRQINELILRGQKVEPHVVIVCADETKDYDNIIPSKAANTILDMAGIEAVFVLTKNIKGYVAISARSHSKVNVQRIMEEMGGGGHFNLAAAQVYDQTIEEVCETLTTIVREEIKDS; this is encoded by the coding sequence ATGAAAAAGTTTCGTTTTTCGACAATTCATTTTGTCATGATAGGTGTGATATTATTTGGTTTGGTTGCAGTTCTCCATCGAATGTTTCCAATGGGCATCGTTACGGTTTTTGCACTCTTCTTAAGTCTCGTCTTACTCGTATCTTTATTTGTATACCAGAAGTATTCATATGAATTTAGTGAGTTGGAGCAGATTGAGTATTTAAATACTCAGGCAAATTCTGGATTAATGAAGCTGTTAGATAAAATGCCAATCGGTGTTATTAAAGTAAAAACTGACAGCAATCAGGTTGAATGGTTTAATCCATTTGCAGAACTAATATTTGCAAAAGAAAATGGGGAGTTTGATGAAAAAAAACTCCGAGAAATCATTGATGTGGGATTGGATGAAGAGCGGACCTATGCAAATTTTTCAGGCAAAAGGTACACTGTAAATGTTGACTTTGATCAAGGATTGTTCTATTTTTTTGATGCGTCCACAGAATACACAGCAACAAATAGCTTAATTGGCAGCAGACCGGTTATTGGCATTATTTCTGTTGACAACTATGATGAGTTAGAAAATTCAGTGACCGACTCACAGATTAGCCAAGTAAATTCATTCTTAGCTCAATTTGTTTCAGATTTTTGCCACGAGTACGGTATTTATTACCGCCGTGGAACAATGGATCGATTTTATTTCTTTACAGATTATGCAGTTCTAGAGAAATTGATTGAGAATAAATTCTCAGTTATTGATAAGTTCCGAGAAGAAGCAAAAAAATTGGAGTTGGGTTTGACTTTAAGTATGGGGATTGCTTTTGGTAATGAGAATCACCATCAAATAGGACAAGCAGCACTTCAAAATTTAAATATGGCTGAAGTTCGTGGTGGCGACCAAGTTGTTGTCAAGGAAAATGATGAAAGCAAGCAGCCGCTGTTCTTTGGAGGCGGTTCAGCTTCGTCAGTCAAACGAACACGAACACGGACACGGGCCATGATGACGGCTGTATCCGACAAACTGAAATCAGTTGATGCCGTTTTTGTTGTAGGACATCGTAATTTAGACATGGATGCACTCGGATCAGCAGTAGGGATGCAATATTTTGCACAAAATATTATGAATAATGCCTATACCGTGTATAATCCAGATGAAATGGCACCAGATATTGAACGTGCTGTGAAGAAATTGTCGGAAGAAAATTGCTCTAATTTATTCACGATTGATGAAGCACTAAAATTAGTCACTTATGAGTCCTTACTCATTATGGTAGACCATTCTAAAATTGGATTGACCTTGTCACAAAAACTATTTGAGAAGTTTAATCAAGTGGTTGTTGTGGATCACCATCGTAGGGATACGGATTTTCCAGATAATGCGATTCTGACCTATATCGAAAGTGGAGCAAGCTCTGCAAGTGAGTTGGTAACGGAGCTCATTCAGTTCCAGAATGATAAACACCATAAGTTAAATAGACTTCAATCAAGCCTTTTGATGGCGGGTATTATGCTGGATACCAAGAATTTCACGTCACGCGTGACCAGTCGTACATTTGACGTAGCTAGTTATTTACGTACACGTGGCAGTGATAGTTTGGAAATTCAACAAATTTCTGCGACAGACTTTGAAGAATATCGTCAGATTAATGAGTTAATTTTACGAGGGCAAAAAGTTGAACCACATGTGGTTATTGTTTGTGCTGATGAGACGAAAGACTATGACAATATAATCCCAAGTAAAGCAGCCAATACTATTTTAGATATGGCAGGGATTGAAGCAGTATTTGTACTCACAAAAAATATCAAAGGATATGTGGCAATTTCTGCGAGAAGTCACAGCAAAGTCAATGTTCAACGGATTATGGAAGAAATGGGCGGAGGCGGTCACTTTAATTTAGCTGCTGCCCAAGTGTATGATCAAACGATAGAAGAGGTTTGTGAAACACTCACTACGATAGTACGG
- the sdaAA gene encoding L-serine ammonia-lyase, iron-sulfur-dependent, subunit alpha: MFYTIEELVSQAEQFSGSVSELMIATEMELTGRNRDEILTIMSRNLTVMKNSIIDGLSESKSVSGLTGGDAAKLDAYIKSGMTLSDTSILSVARNAMAVNELNAKMGLVCATPTAGSAGCLPAVLGVAIDKLKLTEEQQLDFLFTAGAFGLVIANNASISGAEGGCQAEVGSASAMSAAALTLAAGGTAYQASQAICFVIKNMLGLICDPVAGLVEVPCVKRNAMGASYAMVAADMALAGIESKIPADEVINAMYQVGAALPTAFRETAEGGLAATPTGRRLAQEIFGEG; the protein is encoded by the coding sequence ATGTTTTATACAATTGAAGAATTGGTTTCACAGGCAGAACAGTTTTCTGGTAGCGTCTCAGAACTAATGATTGCTACTGAAATGGAGCTAACTGGGCGGAACCGAGATGAAATATTGACAATTATGTCAAGAAACTTGACAGTAATGAAAAATTCCATTATTGATGGCCTCTCCGAAAGTAAATCTGTTTCAGGATTGACAGGTGGGGACGCAGCAAAACTTGACGCATATATAAAAAGTGGAATGACACTGTCCGACACCTCCATACTGTCAGTAGCTAGAAATGCCATGGCTGTCAATGAACTAAACGCTAAGATGGGTCTTGTTTGTGCCACTCCGACTGCTGGATCCGCTGGATGTTTACCAGCTGTTTTAGGAGTTGCCATTGACAAGTTGAAGTTGACAGAAGAGCAACAACTTGACTTTCTCTTTACGGCTGGTGCCTTTGGTCTTGTCATTGCCAACAATGCTTCTATTTCTGGAGCAGAGGGTGGGTGTCAAGCTGAAGTTGGTTCAGCTTCTGCTATGTCTGCTGCCGCACTAACACTAGCTGCGGGCGGGACAGCGTATCAAGCTAGTCAAGCTATCTGCTTTGTTATCAAAAATATGCTTGGTCTCATCTGTGATCCTGTCGCTGGCCTAGTAGAAGTGCCTTGTGTCAAGAGAAACGCGATGGGCGCTAGCTATGCTATGGTAGCTGCTGATATGGCATTAGCTGGGATTGAATCAAAGATTCCTGCTGATGAGGTAATAAATGCTATGTATCAAGTAGGTGCTGCTTTACCAACAGCCTTTCGTGAAACAGCCGAAGGCGGGCTTGCTGCTACACCGACTGGTCGCCGACTAGCACA
- a CDS encoding NUDIX hydrolase, which translates to MDFRTRVDNQIFGVRASALIIKDGKIFLTKDAKGCYYTIGGAIAVNETAQDAVVREVKEELGVDSRVNQLAFVVENQFIHGGIAFHNIEFHFIVDPIGTLPDEMIEAKLKQPCEWIEIDSLVNLDVVPAFLARELPNWDGQVEHIMNVKEK; encoded by the coding sequence ATGGATTTCAGAACCAGAGTTGACAATCAAATTTTCGGTGTCCGTGCCTCTGCATTGATAATAAAAGATGGGAAAATATTTCTCACCAAGGACGCTAAGGGGTGTTACTATACCATCGGCGGTGCGATTGCAGTCAACGAAACTGCGCAAGATGCGGTTGTTCGAGAAGTCAAAGAAGAATTAGGGGTTGACAGTCGTGTCAACCAACTGGCTTTTGTCGTTGAAAATCAATTTATACACGGGGGCATAGCTTTTCACAATATAGAGTTCCATTTCATCGTTGATCCTATAGGGACACTACCTGATGAAATGATAGAAGCGAAGTTGAAGCAACCTTGTGAATGGATTGAAATTGACAGCCTTGTAAACCTAGATGTTGTACCAGCTTTTCTGGCTCGAGAATTGCCAAACTGGGATGGACAAGTCGAACATATCATGAATGTAAAGGAGAAATAA
- a CDS encoding nuclear transport factor 2 family protein gives MSTNLEIFNAYNNALIAGDFAALFETMADDIIWHQPGNHSTSGAKIGKEVLGAHLATFAEKTNGTFKVVTNWVSDNDTLVAANVTFLGTRTDGEELNMNGIDLFRMEDGKIKEVWLFSADQKAEDAFWG, from the coding sequence ATGTCAACAAACTTGGAAATTTTTAATGCCTATAACAATGCTCTCATCGCTGGTGATTTTGCAGCTCTTTTTGAAACTATGGCAGATGACATTATCTGGCATCAACCCGGAAATCATTCAACATCTGGTGCTAAAATTGGTAAAGAAGTACTCGGAGCACATCTAGCAACTTTCGCCGAAAAAACAAATGGAACTTTCAAAGTAGTGACAAACTGGGTGTCAGATAATGATACTCTTGTTGCCGCTAACGTAACATTCCTCGGTACTAGAACAGATGGTGAAGAACTAAACATGAATGGCATCGATCTTTTCCGTATGGAAGATGGCAAAATCAAGGAAGTTTGGCTCTTCTCAGCCGACCAAAAAGCCGAAGATGCTTTCTGGGGATAA
- the sdaAB gene encoding L-serine ammonia-lyase, iron-sulfur-dependent subunit beta — protein MSNLKFQSVFDIIGPVMIGPSSSHTAGAVRIGKIVSSIFGEQPTEVEFQLYNSFAKTYRGHGTDVALVAGILGMDTDDPRIPDSLDIARERGIKVYWRVNKESNTPHPNTTRIIIKNEKKSISATGVSIGGGNIQVTELNGFSVNLNMNTPTIIIVHQDVPGMIAKVTDILSKYNINIAQMNVTREKAGEKAIMIIEVDSRQCEHAIPEIEKIPHLHNITFFN, from the coding sequence ATGTCAAATTTAAAATTTCAATCGGTCTTTGATATTATTGGACCAGTCATGATTGGACCTTCTTCCAGTCACACAGCTGGGGCGGTCCGTATCGGCAAGATTGTCTCATCTATCTTTGGAGAGCAACCCACCGAAGTTGAATTCCAACTCTACAACTCCTTCGCTAAAACATACCGAGGGCATGGTACTGACGTAGCCTTGGTCGCAGGTATTTTAGGTATGGATACAGATGATCCACGGATTCCTGACTCTTTAGATATTGCGAGGGAACGTGGTATCAAAGTTTACTGGCGTGTCAACAAAGAGAGTAATACACCCCATCCCAATACAACGCGAATCATAATAAAAAATGAGAAAAAATCTATTTCTGCAACAGGTGTATCCATTGGAGGAGGAAATATTCAGGTAACGGAACTAAATGGATTTTCTGTCAATCTGAATATGAACACCCCAACTATCATTATCGTTCATCAAGATGTCCCAGGCATGATTGCTAAAGTTACTGATATTTTATCTAAATACAATATTAATATTGCTCAAATGAATGTCACCCGTGAAAAAGCAGGGGAAAAAGCCATCATGATTATTGAGGTAGACTCCCGCCAGTGTGAACATGCTATCCCAGAAATTGAAAAAATCCCGCACTTGCACAATATTACCTTCTTTAACTAG
- the mnmG gene encoding tRNA uridine-5-carboxymethylaminomethyl(34) synthesis enzyme MnmG, whose product MTHTFTENYDVIVIGAGHAGVEAGLAASRMGCKTLLATINLDMVAFMPCNPSIGGSAKGIVVREIDALGGEMGRNIDKTYIQMKMLNTGKGPAVRALRAQADKAEYAAEMKRTVERQENLTLRQTMIDEILVEDGKVVGVRTATNQKYSATAVVVTTGTALRGEIIIGDLKYSSGPNNSLASITLADNLKELGLEIGRFKTGTPPRVNARTINYEETEIQPGDEKPNHFSFLSKDEDYLQDQIPCWLTYTNATSHEIINSNLHRAPMFSGIVKGIGPRYCPSIEDKIVRFADKERHQLFLEPEGRHTDEIYVQGLSTSLPEDVQRELVHSIKGLENAQMMRTGYAIEYDMVMPHQLRATLETKKISGLFTAGQTNGTSGYEEAAGQGIIAGINAALKVQDKPELILKRSDGYIGVMIDDLVTKGTVEPYRLLTSRAEYRLILRHDNADMRLTEIGRQVGLVDDERWQVFQIHKNQFDNEMKRLESIKLKPIKETNEKVVAMGFKPLTDALTAKEFMRRPDVTYADVVAFIGPAAEDLDAKTIELIETEVKYEGYIAKAMDQVDKMKRMEEKRIPADIDWDDIDSIATEARQKFKLISPETIGQASRISGVNPADISILMVYLEGRSRSIAKNKKKDSL is encoded by the coding sequence ATGACACACACATTTACAGAAAACTATGATGTCATCGTAATTGGAGCGGGGCATGCTGGTGTAGAAGCGGGCTTGGCAGCTAGTCGGATGGGTTGTAAGACCTTGCTTGCGACGATTAACTTGGATATGGTGGCATTTATGCCCTGCAATCCATCTATTGGTGGCTCTGCCAAGGGGATTGTGGTAAGGGAAATTGATGCCTTGGGTGGTGAAATGGGCCGAAACATTGACAAAACCTATATTCAGATGAAAATGCTCAATACCGGAAAGGGACCAGCTGTTCGTGCTTTACGGGCTCAGGCTGATAAAGCAGAATATGCAGCGGAAATGAAGCGGACGGTGGAGCGTCAAGAAAATTTGACCCTGCGTCAAACCATGATTGATGAGATTTTGGTCGAAGATGGTAAGGTTGTAGGTGTTCGTACTGCTACTAATCAGAAATATTCAGCAACAGCAGTCGTGGTAACGACTGGTACTGCCCTACGTGGTGAAATCATCATTGGAGATCTCAAGTATTCGTCAGGTCCTAACAATAGCCTAGCTTCTATCACGCTGGCGGATAATCTGAAAGAATTGGGACTTGAAATTGGTCGTTTCAAGACAGGGACACCACCACGTGTGAATGCTCGTACTATAAACTACGAGGAGACAGAAATTCAACCAGGTGATGAAAAACCAAACCACTTTTCATTCTTGTCAAAGGATGAGGATTACTTACAAGACCAAATTCCTTGTTGGTTGACCTATACCAATGCGACCAGCCATGAGATTATCAACAGTAATCTTCACCGAGCACCCATGTTTTCAGGTATTGTCAAGGGGATTGGTCCACGTTATTGTCCATCTATCGAGGACAAGATTGTACGTTTTGCCGACAAGGAACGCCACCAGCTTTTCTTAGAGCCAGAAGGTCGTCACACAGATGAAATTTATGTCCAAGGGTTGTCGACTAGTTTACCTGAGGATGTTCAAAGAGAGTTGGTTCATTCAATCAAAGGATTGGAAAATGCTCAAATGATGCGAACAGGTTATGCAATTGAGTATGACATGGTTATGCCTCATCAGTTGCGCGCTACATTGGAAACCAAAAAGATTTCAGGGCTTTTTACAGCAGGACAAACAAACGGAACATCAGGCTACGAAGAGGCAGCAGGCCAAGGGATTATTGCTGGTATTAATGCGGCCCTCAAGGTACAGGATAAACCAGAATTGATTTTGAAACGAAGCGATGGCTATATTGGGGTCATGATTGATGACCTAGTGACTAAGGGTACTGTTGAGCCTTATCGTCTCTTGACCAGTCGGGCTGAATACCGCTTGATTTTGCGTCATGATAATGCCGATATGCGCTTGACAGAAATTGGTCGTCAGGTTGGACTGGTAGACGATGAACGCTGGCAGGTCTTCCAAATCCACAAAAATCAATTTGATAACGAAATGAAACGTTTAGAGTCTATCAAACTCAAGCCAATCAAAGAAACCAATGAAAAAGTTGTTGCAATGGGCTTTAAACCTTTAACTGATGCACTGACTGCAAAGGAATTTATGCGTCGACCTGATGTAACGTATGCTGATGTTGTTGCATTTATTGGCCCTGCGGCAGAGGACTTAGATGCAAAAACAATTGAGTTGATTGAAACGGAAGTCAAGTATGAGGGATACATTGCTAAGGCCATGGATCAAGTTGATAAGATGAAACGCATGGAAGAAAAACGAATTCCAGCAGATATAGACTGGGATGATATTGATTCGATTGCAACCGAGGCTCGTCAAAAATTTAAGCTGATTTCCCCAGAAACAATTGGACAGGCAAGTCGGATTTCAGGCGTCAATCCCGCAGATATTTCCATCCTAATGGTATATTTAGAAGGACGCAGTCGCTCTATTGCGAAAAATAAGAAGAAAGATAGCCTTTAG
- the mnmA gene encoding tRNA 2-thiouridine(34) synthase MnmA, translating to MSIDNSKTRVVVGMSGGVDSSVTALLLKEQGYDVIGIFMKNWDDTDENGFCTATEDYKDVAAVADQIGIPYYSVNFEKEYWDRVFEYFLAEYRAGRTPNPDVMCNKEIKFKAFLDYAMNLGADYVATGHYAQVTRDEDGTVHMLRGADNGKDQTYFLSQLSQEQLQKTMFPLGHLQKPQVREIAERAGLATAKKKDSTGICFIGEKNFKEFLGQYLPAQPGRMMTVDGRDMGEHTGLMYYTIGQRGGLGIGGQIGGDNEPWFVVGKDLSKNILYVGQGFYHESLMSTSLQASQVHFTRDMPEEFTLECTAKFRYRQPDSQVTVKVKGDKAEVIFAEPQRAITPGQAVVFYDGQECLGGGMIDMAYKDGEACQYI from the coding sequence ATGTCAATAGACAATTCTAAAACCCGTGTTGTTGTCGGTATGAGTGGTGGTGTGGATTCATCGGTTACGGCTCTCTTGCTCAAGGAGCAGGGCTACGATGTCATCGGCATCTTCATGAAAAACTGGGACGACACGGACGAAAATGGCTTCTGTACAGCAACAGAAGATTACAAAGATGTGGCTGCGGTGGCAGACCAAATCGGCATTCCTTATTACTCTGTCAACTTTGAAAAAGAGTATTGGGACCGTGTGTTTGAATATTTCCTTGCAGAATATCGTGCAGGTCGTACACCCAATCCAGATGTCATGTGTAACAAGGAGATTAAGTTTAAAGCTTTCTTGGATTACGCCATGAATTTGGGAGCAGATTATGTAGCGACGGGGCACTATGCTCAAGTAACACGTGATGAAGACGGTACCGTTCATATGCTGCGCGGGGCAGACAATGGCAAGGATCAGACCTACTTCCTTAGCCAACTATCACAGGAACAACTGCAGAAAACCATGTTTCCGCTCGGCCATTTACAAAAGCCTCAGGTAAGGGAAATAGCAGAGCGAGCAGGTTTGGCGACAGCTAAGAAAAAAGACTCGACAGGTATCTGTTTTATCGGTGAAAAGAACTTCAAAGAATTCTTAGGGCAGTATTTGCCAGCCCAACCCGGTCGGATGATGACCGTTGACGGTCGTGATATGGGAGAGCATACAGGCCTCATGTACTATACCATTGGTCAGCGGGGCGGGCTTGGTATCGGCGGACAAATCGGTGGAGACAATGAGCCTTGGTTTGTTGTCGGAAAAGACCTGTCGAAAAATATCCTCTATGTCGGACAAGGTTTCTATCATGAGTCCTTGATGTCAACTTCTTTACAGGCTAGTCAAGTTCACTTTACACGTGATATGCCGGAAGAATTCACGCTGGAATGCACAGCTAAGTTCCGCTATCGTCAACCAGACAGTCAAGTAACTGTCAAGGTAAAAGGTGACAAGGCAGAAGTTATCTTTGCAGAGCCACAACGAGCCATCACACCAGGACAAGCCGTTGTTTTCTATGACGGACAAGAATGTCTTGGCGGTGGTATGATTGATATGGCCTATAAAGACGGAGAGGCTTGTCAGTATATTTAA
- a CDS encoding winged helix-turn-helix transcriptional regulator, translating to MKKVSEYGICPFATTQKVLTGKWGLVIIYQLSTGTKRFNELQRLIPGITQTMLTRHLRQLEEDRIISRTVYAEVPPRVEYSLTEMGEKFRSVLDAVEAWGLEYIETLT from the coding sequence TTGAAAAAAGTTAGTGAATATGGTATTTGTCCTTTTGCAACAACGCAAAAAGTCTTGACTGGTAAGTGGGGATTGGTGATTATCTACCAACTCAGTACAGGAACGAAACGCTTCAATGAATTACAGCGACTAATTCCAGGTATTACTCAAACCATGTTAACAAGGCACCTTAGACAATTGGAGGAGGATCGCATTATTAGTCGCACGGTCTATGCAGAAGTCCCCCCTCGTGTAGAGTACAGCTTGACTGAAATGGGTGAAAAATTTCGTTCGGTGCTGGATGCTGTTGAGGCTTGGGGCTTAGAATATATTGAAACGTTAACGTAA